A section of the Marinoscillum sp. 108 genome encodes:
- a CDS encoding lysophospholipid acyltransferase family protein, with protein sequence MKKLFFRFCFRLTGWKMKGQRPDLKQYVVIVAPHTSNWDFFVGVAARSISGLKSHFLAKKSLFDLPVVGWFMRAVGGFPVDRSRNTNMVDQVVELFQQHEEFIITITPEGTRSYVPEWKTGFYRIAHKAGVPIVMVGFDFEHRVVEYREPFYPTGDMEADLEFIKSYYRSIKGKHPEKGVI encoded by the coding sequence ATGAAGAAATTGTTTTTTAGATTTTGCTTTAGGCTGACAGGCTGGAAGATGAAAGGCCAGCGTCCCGACCTGAAGCAATATGTTGTGATCGTGGCACCACATACGAGTAACTGGGACTTTTTTGTGGGGGTGGCAGCCAGGAGTATTAGTGGATTGAAGAGTCACTTTCTGGCCAAAAAATCACTGTTTGATCTTCCTGTGGTGGGGTGGTTTATGCGGGCTGTAGGTGGATTTCCGGTGGATCGATCGAGGAATACCAACATGGTGGATCAGGTCGTAGAGTTATTTCAGCAGCACGAGGAGTTTATTATCACCATTACGCCGGAGGGCACACGGTCATATGTGCCAGAGTGGAAGACCGGCTTTTACAGAATCGCCCACAAGGCTGGAGTACCCATCGTGATGGTGGGTTTTGACTTTGAGCACAGAGTGGTGGAGTATCGGGAGCCTTTTTACCCAACAGGGGATATGGAAGCGGACCTGGAGTTCATCAAATCCTATTATAGATCCATCAAAGGCAAGCACCCAGAGAAGGGAGTGATATAA
- a CDS encoding patatin-like phospholipase family protein has translation MKLGLVLSGGGARGIAHLGIIQALEEEGLSFHIVSGSSAGALAGGLYCAGYTPSEICGFIEKTNFLTTFRPSFNWRSLLNIERASHELKKYFPEDSFEALKIPLCVSTTDIKRGKVKVFKKGQLIKPILASCSIPVVFDPIVIGKRTLVDGGILDNLPYASIQKSCDKIIALHCNPIDKGYELGNWRDLMERSMMLTVTQNVHSRKKHCDVFLEPPGLSKFKVFDFKQAQAIYKFGYKYARKAIKEGALKKL, from the coding sequence ATGAAACTAGGTCTCGTATTATCTGGCGGTGGTGCCCGGGGAATCGCACATTTAGGGATTATCCAGGCGTTGGAGGAAGAGGGATTGTCGTTCCATATTGTTTCCGGCTCCAGTGCAGGAGCACTGGCCGGTGGTCTCTATTGTGCGGGATACACCCCATCGGAGATATGCGGCTTTATTGAAAAAACCAATTTCCTCACGACGTTCCGCCCGTCATTTAACTGGCGAAGCCTGCTCAATATCGAACGGGCTTCGCATGAGCTAAAAAAGTACTTTCCGGAGGATTCCTTTGAAGCCCTTAAAATTCCATTGTGTGTATCCACCACCGATATCAAACGAGGGAAGGTAAAGGTCTTTAAGAAGGGCCAACTTATTAAACCCATCCTGGCTTCCTGTAGTATCCCTGTGGTATTTGATCCGATAGTCATAGGTAAAAGAACATTGGTGGATGGAGGAATTCTGGACAACCTTCCTTACGCATCTATCCAGAAGAGTTGTGATAAGATCATAGCCCTGCATTGTAATCCCATCGACAAGGGATATGAGTTGGGTAATTGGCGCGACCTGATGGAGCGCTCCATGATGCTGACTGTCACTCAGAATGTTCATTCCAGAAAGAAGCACTGTGACGTGTTTCTGGAGCCTCCTGGACTGAGTAAGTTTAAGGTGTTTGATTTTAAGCAGGCTCAGGCTATTTACAAGTTCGGATATAAGTATGCTCGAAAAGCCATCAAAGAAGGAGCATTGAAGAAACTATAA
- a CDS encoding acetyl-CoA carboxylase carboxyltransferase subunit alpha, with product MHLEFEKPIVELESKLADMKLLAQQSDVDVSAAITKLEEKIVKLKEDTFENLTRWQKVQLSRHPERPYTLDYIYEISDDFIELHGDRTVKDDKAMVGGFAKVDGLSVMIIGQQKGRNTKQRQERNFGMANPEGYRKALRLMKLAEKFNTPVITLIDTPGAFPGIEAEERGQGEAIARNLKEMMTLTVPIVSVVIGEGASGGALGIAIADKVLMMENTWYSVISPESCSSILWRSWDYKEQAAEALKLTAKDMLQHKLIDGIIKEPLGGAHTDMKAASKELKKEVVKHIKSLEKLSVEKRIAERIDKFSNMGVVA from the coding sequence ATGCACTTAGAATTCGAAAAACCAATCGTAGAATTAGAAAGCAAACTGGCAGACATGAAACTGTTGGCCCAGCAGAGTGATGTAGACGTGTCGGCGGCTATCACAAAATTGGAAGAAAAGATTGTGAAGTTGAAAGAAGATACTTTTGAAAACCTGACCCGGTGGCAGAAAGTTCAGTTATCCAGACACCCCGAACGACCTTACACACTGGATTATATTTATGAAATTTCCGATGATTTTATAGAGCTCCATGGTGATCGTACGGTGAAGGACGATAAGGCCATGGTAGGCGGATTTGCCAAAGTAGACGGACTCTCGGTGATGATTATCGGTCAGCAGAAGGGTCGCAATACCAAGCAGCGGCAGGAACGTAATTTTGGTATGGCCAATCCAGAAGGTTACCGAAAGGCCCTACGTCTGATGAAGCTGGCAGAAAAATTCAATACCCCTGTGATCACCCTGATAGATACTCCTGGAGCTTTTCCGGGTATAGAGGCAGAAGAGCGTGGACAGGGAGAGGCTATAGCCCGAAACCTGAAAGAAATGATGACCCTCACTGTACCTATAGTAAGTGTAGTGATTGGGGAGGGAGCTTCTGGTGGTGCTTTGGGTATTGCCATAGCTGATAAAGTATTGATGATGGAAAATACCTGGTATTCGGTGATCTCTCCTGAGTCGTGCTCATCAATTCTATGGCGTAGCTGGGATTATAAAGAACAGGCTGCAGAGGCGCTTAAATTGACTGCCAAGGACATGCTTCAGCATAAGTTGATTGATGGCATCATTAAGGAGCCCCTTGGTGGAGCACATACAGATATGAAGGCGGCTTCAAAAGAGTTGAAGAAAGAAGTGGTGAAGCATATTAAGAGCCTGGAGAAACTTTCCGTAGAGAAACGAATTGCCGAACGAATCGACAAGTTTTCAAATATGGGCGTAGTGGCCTGA
- a CDS encoding LacI family DNA-binding transcriptional regulator yields MKRVATIKDIASALEVSTSTVSRILNGKNQSNAQLVKEVKAMARKLNYQVNTAAKGLRTNKTKLIGIIVPEIGDDFFAAILSGMQEASEELGYNLLVCQSNESKKKENQLVKSLIACNVEGILIAPSKETHNINFLKGLPALGKHAVIFDRIIDQEVFPHISFDDEEGGYLGGKYLIASGHRKLLFIGLSQALKNGVARLSGYNKALGESGLPNCTASFLDTDGTASEILDRYWQEGAYDAVACYNDLIGAQVIAHFNVIGVKVPQEVSVLGFDNRPLCEYTFPRLSSIEHSTNKMGRMAVTTLLDLLNETESEALDIAPKLVERNSVLDKS; encoded by the coding sequence ATGAAACGTGTCGCCACCATCAAAGATATTGCCAGTGCGCTGGAAGTGTCCACCTCTACCGTATCCCGCATCCTCAATGGTAAGAACCAAAGCAATGCTCAGTTGGTCAAGGAGGTGAAGGCCATGGCCCGTAAACTGAATTATCAGGTAAATACTGCGGCCAAAGGACTCAGAACCAATAAGACGAAACTGATTGGGATCATCGTGCCTGAGATTGGTGATGATTTCTTTGCTGCCATACTATCCGGTATGCAGGAAGCCTCAGAGGAACTTGGGTACAATCTGCTGGTTTGCCAGTCTAACGAATCCAAAAAGAAGGAAAATCAATTGGTAAAGTCTTTGATTGCTTGTAATGTAGAAGGGATTCTGATCGCTCCGTCTAAGGAAACCCACAACATCAATTTCCTTAAGGGCCTGCCTGCTCTGGGTAAGCACGCGGTGATTTTTGATCGAATCATAGACCAGGAGGTTTTTCCTCATATTTCATTTGATGATGAGGAAGGTGGCTACCTTGGAGGTAAGTACCTAATAGCTTCGGGGCACCGAAAGCTATTGTTTATAGGACTCTCTCAGGCGCTAAAGAATGGCGTGGCCAGACTAAGTGGATATAATAAGGCTTTGGGTGAAAGCGGCCTTCCGAATTGTACGGCAAGTTTCCTGGATACGGATGGTACTGCCTCTGAGATTCTTGACCGATATTGGCAGGAAGGGGCATACGATGCAGTGGCTTGTTACAATGACCTGATCGGAGCCCAGGTGATTGCCCACTTCAATGTGATAGGAGTGAAGGTGCCACAGGAGGTTTCGGTTTTGGGTTTTGACAACCGGCCATTGTGTGAGTACACCTTTCCCAGATTGTCGAGCATAGAGCACTCCACCAATAAAATGGGCCGCATGGCCGTGACCACTCTTCTGGATTTACTGAATGAAACCGAGTCAGAGGCTTTGGATATTGCGCCGAAGTTGGTTGAGAGAAATTCTGTTTTGGATAAGAGTTGA
- a CDS encoding NUDIX domain-containing protein, whose protein sequence is MTYQHPTMWVSIDCLVFGYDVSEENLKLLLFQRKVEPFAGQWSLIGGFVNENEDLLAGAQRVLKTFTGLDGVFLEQLSTFGKAHRDPGGRVVSVLYWSLIKLDSIQKEVVNSHGAGWFDLEQLPDLVMDHLDMTQLGMEQLRRNATTTPIGFELLPEKFTLPQLLRLYEGIYGKSIDDRNFRKKILATDVLVRLDEKDKSGSKKGAYKYMFDERKYHELKQRGYHLDFSIK, encoded by the coding sequence ATGACTTATCAGCATCCAACCATGTGGGTTTCCATTGATTGTTTGGTGTTTGGCTATGATGTCTCCGAAGAGAACCTGAAGTTACTTTTATTTCAAAGAAAAGTAGAGCCCTTTGCTGGACAATGGTCGCTCATTGGTGGATTTGTTAACGAAAACGAAGACCTCTTGGCCGGTGCGCAGCGTGTACTGAAAACATTCACCGGGCTGGACGGTGTGTTTCTGGAACAACTTTCCACCTTTGGAAAAGCTCATCGAGATCCGGGCGGCAGAGTGGTATCGGTACTATACTGGAGTCTCATCAAACTGGATTCTATCCAAAAGGAAGTGGTAAACAGTCACGGAGCGGGTTGGTTTGATCTGGAGCAACTCCCCGATCTGGTCATGGATCACCTCGACATGACCCAGCTGGGCATGGAGCAACTACGCCGCAACGCCACAACCACTCCTATCGGTTTTGAGCTGTTGCCTGAGAAGTTTACCCTTCCGCAATTGCTGCGCCTCTATGAGGGTATCTATGGCAAAAGCATCGATGATCGAAACTTCCGCAAAAAGATACTGGCCACAGATGTATTGGTGCGGTTGGATGAAAAGGATAAATCAGGCTCCAAAAAAGGAGCCTATAAGTACATGTTTGATGAGCGTAAGTACCATGAGCTGAAGCAACGCGGGTACCACCTGGACTTCTCCATCAAATAA
- the rplT gene encoding 50S ribosomal protein L20 yields MRSVNHVASRARRKKTMKQAKGYWGRRKNVWTVAKNAIEKGMQYAYRDRKVKKREYRALWIQRINAAVREYDLSYSQFMGQLKAANVEINRKVLADLAMNHPDAFKAVVDLAKK; encoded by the coding sequence ATGAGATCAGTAAATCATGTAGCATCCAGAGCTCGTCGTAAGAAGACGATGAAGCAAGCCAAAGGGTACTGGGGCAGAAGAAAGAATGTCTGGACGGTAGCAAAGAATGCCATCGAAAAAGGTATGCAATATGCTTACCGTGACAGAAAAGTAAAGAAAAGAGAATATAGAGCACTTTGGATTCAGAGAATCAATGCAGCCGTGAGAGAATATGATTTGTCATACTCTCAATTCATGGGTCAGTTGAAAGCTGCCAATGTAGAGATCAACAGAAAGGTTCTTGCTGATTTGGCAATGAATCACCCTGATGCTTTCAAAGCTGTAGTAGATTTAGCGAAAAAATAA
- the rpmI gene encoding 50S ribosomal protein L35 gives MPKVKTNSSAKKRFKLTGTGKIKRKHAFKSHILTKKETKQKRNLTHATLVHPSDERNVKHMLNL, from the coding sequence ATGCCGAAGGTAAAAACCAATTCGAGTGCTAAAAAAAGATTTAAACTGACAGGTACAGGTAAAATCAAAAGAAAGCACGCATTCAAGAGTCACATTTTGACCAAAAAGGAAACGAAGCAAAAGAGAAATCTGACGCACGCTACTTTGGTTCATCCAAGTGACGAGAGAAACGTTAAGCACATGCTTAACCTCTAA
- the infC gene encoding translation initiation factor IF-3, with product MNEKIRAREVRVVGDNVEVDVYPIEKALELARQQGLDLVEISPKAEPPVCKVIDYSKFKYEQKKKQKEIKAKAQKTVVKEIRFGPNTDEHDFNFKLNHAIKFLKEGAKVKAYVHFVGRTIVFKERGEILLLKFAQAVEDYGKVELLPKLEGKRMSIIIAAKSVSKK from the coding sequence GTGAACGAAAAGATCAGAGCTCGCGAGGTGCGGGTAGTTGGTGACAATGTTGAAGTGGATGTATATCCCATCGAAAAAGCATTGGAATTAGCCAGACAACAAGGATTAGACCTGGTGGAGATCTCTCCCAAGGCCGAACCGCCTGTTTGTAAGGTGATCGACTATTCAAAGTTCAAATATGAGCAGAAGAAGAAGCAAAAGGAGATCAAAGCCAAAGCTCAGAAAACTGTCGTAAAAGAGATCAGATTTGGACCCAATACGGATGAGCACGATTTCAACTTTAAGTTGAATCATGCGATCAAGTTTCTCAAGGAAGGCGCCAAAGTGAAAGCTTATGTGCACTTCGTGGGTCGAACAATCGTTTTCAAAGAGCGGGGAGAAATCCTTCTTTTGAAATTTGCGCAGGCCGTAGAGGACTATGGCAAGGTAGAGTTACTTCCCAAGTTGGAAGGTAAGCGCATGTCTATCATCATTGCAGCGAAATCAGTAAGTAAGAAATAA
- the thrS gene encoding threonine--tRNA ligase, with translation MSEIKITLPDGSERQYEKGVTAMDVAMDISEGLARNVLAAKVNGEVRDATRPINEDATLSLLTWNDDEGKSTMWHSSAHLMAEALEALYPGVKLGIGPPIENGFYYDVDFGNQVFDAENLKAIEDKMLELAREKNPYVRKDISKQDAVDYYQKKGDEYKLELLEGLEDGNITFYEQGNFTDLCRGPHIPHTGFIKAAKVLSIAGAYWRGDEKRKQLTRLYAITFPKQKELTEYLALLEEAKKRDHRKIGKELGLFTFSEKVGKGLPLWLPKGAVLRERLENFLKKAQVKAGYEQVVTPHIGSKELYVTSGHYAKYGEDSFQPIRTPAEDEEFLLKPMNCPHHCEIYKSSPKSYKELPVRYAEFGTVYRYEQSGELHGLTRVRGFTQDDAHIFCRPDQVKAEFAKVIDLVLYVFSALGFEDFTAQISLRDPENPDKYIGSDENWDRAEREITEVAAEKKLKTVVELGEAAFYGPKLDFMVKDALGRKWQLGTIQVDYNLPERFELEYTGTDNQKHRPVMIHRAPFGSMERFVAILIESTAGDFPVWLAPEQIAVLPISEKYHDYAHSVYSFLQQEDIRGYIDERDEKIGKKIRDAEVKKIPYMLIVGEQESESGSVSVRAHGKGDQGSMKIEEFKDFFNNTVKELLNKGN, from the coding sequence ATGAGTGAAATTAAAATCACTTTACCGGATGGTAGTGAAAGGCAATATGAAAAGGGCGTAACGGCCATGGATGTGGCCATGGACATCAGCGAAGGGCTGGCTAGAAATGTGCTGGCCGCCAAGGTAAATGGCGAAGTAAGAGATGCTACCCGGCCTATTAACGAAGATGCTACACTCAGCCTACTCACCTGGAATGATGACGAAGGGAAGTCTACCATGTGGCACTCATCTGCCCACCTGATGGCCGAAGCCCTGGAGGCGCTCTATCCCGGTGTGAAATTGGGCATAGGCCCGCCGATTGAAAATGGCTTTTACTATGATGTAGATTTCGGAAATCAGGTATTTGATGCCGAAAACCTCAAAGCCATTGAAGACAAAATGTTGGAACTGGCCCGGGAAAAGAATCCCTATGTCAGAAAAGACATCAGCAAGCAGGATGCGGTCGATTATTATCAGAAAAAAGGGGATGAATATAAGCTCGAATTGCTTGAAGGCCTGGAAGATGGCAACATCACCTTTTATGAGCAAGGCAACTTCACCGACCTTTGTCGTGGACCACACATTCCTCACACAGGTTTTATCAAAGCTGCCAAGGTACTGAGTATTGCTGGTGCATACTGGCGTGGTGATGAGAAGCGAAAGCAGTTAACCAGGCTGTATGCCATCACTTTCCCAAAGCAAAAGGAATTAACCGAATACCTCGCACTGCTGGAGGAAGCAAAAAAGCGAGACCATCGAAAGATTGGCAAGGAGTTAGGACTTTTTACCTTCTCAGAAAAAGTGGGGAAAGGGCTTCCTTTGTGGTTGCCCAAAGGAGCAGTCCTTCGTGAGCGTCTGGAGAACTTTCTGAAGAAAGCGCAGGTAAAAGCGGGGTATGAGCAGGTGGTGACTCCCCACATAGGTAGTAAGGAACTGTACGTGACATCTGGTCATTATGCCAAATATGGCGAAGATTCCTTTCAGCCTATTCGCACCCCGGCAGAAGACGAAGAGTTCTTGCTGAAACCCATGAACTGCCCGCATCACTGCGAAATCTATAAATCAAGTCCGAAATCGTATAAAGAATTGCCTGTCAGGTATGCGGAGTTTGGCACTGTCTACAGATATGAGCAAAGTGGAGAGCTTCACGGGCTCACCAGGGTAAGGGGCTTTACTCAGGATGATGCGCATATTTTCTGCCGGCCTGATCAGGTGAAGGCTGAGTTTGCCAAGGTCATTGACCTGGTGCTTTATGTGTTTAGTGCCTTGGGCTTTGAAGATTTTACTGCTCAAATTTCTCTAAGAGACCCTGAGAACCCTGATAAGTACATTGGTAGTGATGAAAACTGGGACAGAGCTGAGCGGGAAATCACTGAAGTAGCCGCGGAGAAGAAACTTAAGACCGTGGTAGAGCTTGGTGAAGCTGCGTTCTACGGACCCAAACTAGACTTTATGGTCAAGGACGCCTTGGGTCGAAAGTGGCAGTTGGGAACCATTCAGGTGGATTATAACCTGCCCGAGCGATTTGAGCTGGAATACACCGGCACTGACAATCAGAAGCATCGGCCGGTGATGATTCACCGGGCACCATTCGGATCCATGGAGCGCTTTGTAGCCATCCTGATCGAAAGTACGGCTGGAGACTTCCCGGTGTGGCTGGCACCTGAGCAGATTGCGGTGTTGCCTATCTCCGAAAAGTATCACGATTATGCCCATTCGGTATACTCTTTCCTCCAGCAGGAGGATATTAGAGGATATATTGATGAGCGCGATGAGAAAATCGGGAAAAAGATAAGGGATGCCGAAGTAAAGAAGATACCTTACATGCTCATAGTAGGAGAGCAGGAGTCAGAGAGCGGAAGTGTGTCTGTTCGTGCTCATGGCAAGGGAGACCAGGGCAGTATGAAAATCGAAGAATTTAAAGATTTCTTTAACAACACAGTAAAAGAACTGTTAAATAAAGGAAATTAG
- a CDS encoding lipopolysaccharide assembly protein LapB, translated as MKAINSEIRDKPKDVLLRKKRLFINQKLRWPEEADDDLNFIISNAGLDQEVYLYGQDYFRTHHLYEKMLDYVAHWEELNGFSGDNLQWRVIALSGLGREREAQNHLWDLIQVSKEDPEKLAFAARTYLKMEDTTRALYAFSNLSRANSDHPSVLHAYVPLLLEHNQFEEAGKVLERLQINVDDAEGQILAAKTLYELGRSEQAHSRLRVLNSLEVYYQRAIWYKQDNQWDSATYYLDLVIQEDSSSRALLAKAEIFENQGYLNQSYALSSLVFEKDSTNSIAEEMARNVGRKIAYLRSLREREKRIPILDISSKKETENE; from the coding sequence TTGAAAGCTATCAACTCGGAAATCAGGGATAAACCCAAGGACGTATTGCTGAGGAAAAAGCGCTTATTTATCAATCAAAAGCTTAGGTGGCCTGAGGAAGCAGACGATGACCTCAATTTTATTATTTCCAATGCCGGATTGGATCAGGAGGTATATCTCTATGGACAGGACTATTTCAGAACTCACCATTTGTATGAGAAAATGCTTGATTATGTGGCGCATTGGGAAGAGCTGAATGGTTTTTCGGGCGATAATCTTCAATGGAGGGTTATTGCCTTGTCCGGCCTAGGGCGGGAGAGAGAAGCCCAAAATCACCTGTGGGATTTGATACAAGTGAGCAAGGAAGATCCTGAGAAGTTGGCCTTTGCCGCACGCACCTATCTGAAAATGGAGGATACTACCAGGGCCCTGTATGCATTTAGCAATCTTTCCAGAGCTAATAGCGATCATCCGTCAGTACTTCATGCCTATGTGCCATTACTTTTGGAGCACAACCAGTTTGAAGAAGCAGGTAAGGTACTGGAGCGACTGCAGATTAATGTTGATGATGCTGAGGGGCAAATACTTGCCGCAAAGACCCTTTATGAACTGGGAAGGAGTGAGCAGGCCCATTCCAGGTTACGGGTTTTGAACAGTTTGGAGGTCTACTATCAACGTGCCATTTGGTACAAGCAGGACAATCAGTGGGATTCGGCTACCTATTATCTCGATTTGGTTATTCAGGAAGACAGCTCATCGCGGGCTTTACTGGCGAAAGCCGAGATCTTCGAAAACCAGGGTTATCTGAATCAATCTTATGCCCTCTCGTCATTGGTTTTTGAAAAAGATTCTACCAATTCAATTGCCGAAGAAATGGCTCGAAATGTTGGTCGAAAAATTGCATATTTGCGGAGTTTGAGGGAAAGAGAGAAGAGAATCCCCATTTTAGATATTTCATCAAAGAAAGAGACTGAGAATGAGTGA
- a CDS encoding DUF5686 and carboxypeptidase-like regulatory domain-containing protein, which translates to MKKFLFTVFSLFSLVAFAQTTTVSGKVIESATGTPIPFANVIFTGTQDGTITDFEGNFIAKTIQKVDSIEVRYIGFIMRAKPLERGRDQIINFQMDEDVKTLGEVVVYAGENPAWPIMRNIIRNKGLNDKRSLSAYQYESYTKVEFDVDNISDRFRNRKIVKKITNVLDSIEQIAGEDGMPILPVFISEAISDFYYKRDPKFKHENIIKTKVSGVGITDGTLTSQVIGSTFQEYNFYQNWLNIVTKEFVSPITDGWRLYYEVYLEDSAYINDQFCYRIDFYPKREQDLAFTGTMWITKEEYALKRIDASVPKAANLNYIEKIKIQQDLIKTSAGPWLPEKTRVVVDVSQVTKETAGMLAKFYVSTKDHIVNQPKPNSFYLNPVVMEETVRDYDEQYWAENRHDSLSPTEINVFSMIDSMKRIPVVKTYMDLAKFAVNGYYKVGAMDVGPYSTFFGNNNIEGVRVGFGGRTTIDLSRKWTFGGHLGYGFDDERIKYRFYADRILDRQPWTNIKYEQQREVEQVWLLNEQIEPNSLFYSLSRFGTLTQPFLINKYRLSLFRQLSAGFGATFAMKHESFDPFFDFQYYRSPGDTETSSMYKVSEASVSMRYAKDELFVINDNERLSLGTVRWPAFNLDYTYGFKGVLGSDFNYHKMKLSAEKDQKMGILGVSKIKLTGGYIVGDLPYTLLYNTIGNETFFYVDFAYNLMDYFEFSTDKYIEFRYRHSFEGFILNTIPLMKKLKWRLIGSANMLYGDISDRNLAMTRNKMVDGVEVLPFHQLDNRPYVELGYGVENIFKIFSVEAFHRLTYLDRQDVRKFGLKFNIQLIL; encoded by the coding sequence TTGAAGAAGTTTCTTTTTACTGTCTTTTCCTTGTTTTCCCTCGTTGCATTTGCACAGACCACCACGGTCTCGGGCAAAGTGATTGAATCTGCTACAGGTACGCCTATACCTTTTGCTAATGTGATTTTCACAGGAACACAAGATGGTACCATCACCGATTTTGAAGGCAATTTCATTGCCAAGACCATTCAAAAAGTCGATTCAATAGAGGTGCGGTATATTGGTTTTATTATGCGGGCCAAACCCCTCGAGAGAGGGCGCGACCAAATCATCAACTTCCAAATGGATGAGGATGTGAAGACTCTGGGCGAAGTGGTGGTATATGCCGGTGAGAATCCGGCCTGGCCGATCATGCGCAATATCATTCGCAATAAAGGCCTGAATGACAAGCGGAGCTTGAGTGCCTACCAGTATGAAAGCTATACCAAGGTTGAATTTGATGTAGATAATATCTCAGACCGGTTTAGGAACAGGAAGATTGTTAAGAAAATCACCAACGTATTGGATAGCATTGAGCAGATTGCCGGTGAAGATGGGATGCCCATTTTGCCTGTGTTTATCTCAGAGGCGATTTCTGATTTCTACTACAAAAGGGACCCCAAGTTTAAGCACGAGAACATCATCAAAACCAAAGTAAGTGGGGTAGGGATCACTGATGGCACACTTACCTCTCAGGTCATTGGTTCCACATTTCAGGAATACAATTTTTACCAGAACTGGCTCAATATTGTCACCAAAGAGTTTGTTTCTCCGATCACTGACGGATGGAGACTCTATTATGAGGTGTATCTGGAAGACAGTGCCTACATCAATGACCAATTTTGCTATCGGATTGATTTTTATCCCAAGAGAGAGCAGGATTTGGCTTTTACGGGTACGATGTGGATTACCAAAGAGGAGTATGCCCTCAAACGAATTGATGCGTCCGTACCTAAGGCAGCCAATCTGAATTATATTGAGAAAATTAAGATTCAACAGGATCTCATCAAGACATCAGCCGGTCCCTGGTTGCCGGAAAAAACACGGGTGGTAGTGGATGTGTCACAGGTCACAAAGGAAACGGCAGGTATGCTTGCCAAATTTTATGTCTCTACCAAAGATCACATTGTTAATCAGCCCAAGCCCAATAGCTTCTATCTGAATCCCGTGGTGATGGAGGAAACCGTTCGCGATTATGATGAGCAATATTGGGCTGAAAACCGGCACGATTCACTGTCACCTACAGAGATCAATGTATTCAGTATGATCGATTCCATGAAACGAATACCGGTTGTCAAAACCTATATGGATCTGGCCAAATTTGCTGTGAACGGGTATTATAAGGTTGGTGCGATGGATGTTGGACCTTACTCTACTTTTTTTGGGAATAATAATATTGAAGGTGTACGGGTAGGTTTCGGGGGTCGTACTACCATAGATCTGAGTCGGAAGTGGACCTTTGGTGGTCACTTAGGGTATGGGTTTGATGATGAACGCATCAAATATCGATTTTACGCGGACAGGATATTAGACAGGCAACCGTGGACCAACATCAAATACGAACAGCAGCGGGAAGTGGAGCAGGTCTGGTTGCTCAATGAGCAGATTGAGCCTAATAGCCTCTTTTATTCCCTTAGCAGATTTGGCACCCTTACTCAGCCCTTTTTGATTAATAAGTACAGATTGAGTCTCTTCAGGCAGCTCAGCGCGGGGTTTGGAGCGACGTTTGCAATGAAACACGAATCCTTCGATCCGTTCTTTGATTTTCAGTACTATCGTAGCCCCGGAGACACTGAGACCTCAAGCATGTACAAAGTGAGCGAGGCTTCCGTATCGATGCGATATGCCAAGGATGAGCTTTTTGTGATCAATGACAATGAAAGACTCAGTCTGGGGACCGTCCGGTGGCCAGCGTTCAACCTGGATTATACCTATGGTTTCAAGGGAGTGTTGGGTAGCGACTTCAACTATCACAAAATGAAACTCTCGGCAGAGAAGGATCAGAAAATGGGCATCCTGGGAGTGTCCAAAATCAAACTTACCGGTGGATATATAGTCGGAGATCTACCGTACACTTTGCTGTACAATACCATTGGTAACGAGACCTTCTTTTATGTGGATTTTGCATACAATCTAATGGACTACTTTGAGTTTAGTACAGACAAGTACATTGAATTTAGGTACCGACACTCCTTTGAAGGGTTTATTCTCAATACCATTCCCCTGATGAAGAAATTGAAATGGCGCTTGATTGGTAGTGCTAATATGCTTTATGGTGACATTAGCGATCGCAATCTCGCCATGACCAGAAATAAGATGGTGGATGGGGTAGAAGTGTTGCCATTCCATCAGCTAGACAACAGACCCTATGTGGAGCTGGGTTATGGAGTGGAAAACATCTTTAAAATTTTCTCTGTGGAAGCCTTTCATCGCCTCACTTATCTCGATCGCCAGGATGTTCGTAAATTTGGTTTGAAATTCAATATCCAACTCATCCTATAG